One window of the Candidatus Tisiphia endosymbiont of Sialis lutaria genome contains the following:
- the odhB gene encoding 2-oxoglutarate dehydrogenase complex dihydrolipoyllysine-residue succinyltransferase yields MTIEITVPSLGESVSEATIAKWHKKQGDVVKVDELLLELETEKVTLEVNAVSSGVISKIFKNDGDTVSVGDSVGQITEGAFSAVALPSTSGKEVQQQPTNINSIASPPSVRRLVSENKLSLDDIKGTGREGRVTKGDVLGFINSPTTASSIQATESPIVSNIALANAGAVERVRMSRLRKTIADRLKQSQNTAAILTTFNEIDMLKVINLRMQYREEFEKKHGVKLGFMSFFVKATIEALKVVASVNAEIEGDEILYKNYYDIGVAVGTEQGLVVPIVRQADKLSFAGIEKEITGLGKKAREGKLSMSDLSGGTFTISNGGVYGSLLSTPIINPPQSGILGLHKTEERPVAINGKIEIRPMMYVALSYDHRIIDGKEAVTFLVKIKELIENPDRLLLNL; encoded by the coding sequence ATGACTATTGAAATTACAGTTCCATCCCTTGGAGAGTCAGTATCAGAGGCTACTATTGCCAAGTGGCATAAAAAACAAGGAGATGTGGTTAAAGTGGATGAGCTACTTTTAGAGCTTGAAACAGAAAAAGTTACGTTGGAAGTAAATGCAGTTTCATCTGGGGTAATAAGCAAAATATTTAAGAATGATGGAGATACGGTATCTGTCGGTGATAGCGTTGGACAAATTACCGAAGGAGCATTTTCTGCTGTAGCTTTACCTAGCACGTCAGGCAAAGAGGTACAGCAACAGCCTACAAATATAAACAGCATTGCTTCCCCACCTTCTGTACGAAGATTAGTGAGTGAAAATAAACTGTCATTAGATGACATAAAAGGCACTGGTAGAGAGGGTAGGGTAACTAAGGGAGATGTATTAGGATTTATAAATAGTCCAACAACAGCTTCATCTATACAAGCAACTGAATCACCTATTGTGAGCAATATTGCATTAGCAAATGCAGGGGCGGTAGAACGCGTTAGAATGTCGCGACTTCGTAAGACTATTGCAGATCGTTTGAAACAATCGCAAAATACCGCAGCTATTTTAACAACTTTTAATGAAATTGATATGTTGAAAGTTATTAATTTGCGTATGCAGTATCGTGAAGAGTTTGAGAAGAAGCATGGTGTTAAGTTGGGGTTCATGTCATTCTTTGTAAAAGCTACTATTGAAGCTCTGAAAGTAGTAGCTTCGGTAAATGCTGAAATAGAAGGGGATGAGATTCTGTATAAGAATTATTACGATATTGGTGTGGCAGTAGGAACAGAGCAGGGGTTAGTAGTACCAATAGTCAGGCAGGCTGACAAATTGAGTTTTGCTGGTATTGAGAAAGAAATTACCGGTCTGGGTAAAAAGGCTAGAGAAGGAAAGTTATCGATGTCTGATTTATCAGGAGGAACATTTACTATTTCCAATGGTGGTGTTTATGGCTCATTATTATCAACCCCTATTATTAATCCTCCTCAATCAGGTATTTTAGGTCTTCATAAGACCGAAGAAAGACCAGTAGCAATTAATGGCAAAATAGAAATACGTCCGATGATGTATGTAGCTTTATCTTATGATCATCGTATTATTGATGGTAAGGAAGCTGTTACTTTTCTTGTGAAAATCAAGGAATTAATTGAGAATCCAGATCGTTTGTTATTAAATCTCTAA
- a CDS encoding ribonucleotide-diphosphate reductase subunit beta, protein MSLLDASPIYKPFSYPWAYEAWHVQQRIHWLPEEVPLADDIKDWKYNLTPGEKHLLTQIFRFFTQADIEVNNCYMKHYSRVFKPTEVLMMLSAFSNMETIHIAAYSHLLDTVGMPETEYSAFLKYREMKDKYDYMQRFGVETKEDIATTLAVFGAFTEGLQLFASFAILLNFPRFNKMKGMGQIISWSVRDETLHTDSIIMLFKTFIRENPEVWTEEVRGRLYEACATIVHFEDAFIELAFEVGGIEGLTAREVKQYIRYIADRRLMQLGLKEIYLIDNNPLPWLDEILNGMELTNFFEARVTEYTKAATVGSWEEVFADMDKKQKSQQEI, encoded by the coding sequence ATGTCTTTACTTGATGCTAGTCCAATCTATAAACCGTTTTCTTATCCATGGGCTTATGAAGCGTGGCATGTTCAACAACGAATTCATTGGTTACCAGAAGAAGTGCCGCTAGCTGATGATATAAAAGATTGGAAATATAATTTAACTCCTGGAGAAAAACATCTATTAACTCAAATATTTCGTTTCTTTACTCAAGCTGATATTGAAGTAAATAATTGCTATATGAAACATTACTCCAGGGTATTTAAGCCAACGGAAGTACTGATGATGTTATCAGCATTTTCTAATATGGAAACAATTCATATTGCGGCTTATTCTCATTTGCTTGATACTGTAGGTATGCCAGAAACTGAATATTCAGCATTTCTTAAATATAGAGAAATGAAAGATAAATACGACTATATGCAACGTTTTGGGGTAGAAACGAAAGAAGATATTGCTACAACTTTAGCAGTATTTGGGGCATTTACTGAAGGATTACAGCTATTTGCTTCATTTGCTATTTTGCTTAATTTTCCTCGTTTTAATAAAATGAAAGGTATGGGGCAAATCATTAGTTGGTCAGTAAGGGATGAGACGTTACATACTGATTCAATCATTATGTTATTTAAAACTTTTATTAGGGAAAATCCTGAAGTATGGACTGAGGAGGTTCGTGGTCGTCTGTATGAAGCGTGTGCTACTATTGTCCATTTTGAAGATGCCTTTATTGAACTAGCATTTGAAGTTGGTGGTATTGAAGGGTTAACCGCTAGAGAAGTAAAACAATATATTCGTTATATTGCTGATCGCCGATTAATGCAGCTTGGACTTAAAGAAATTTATTTAATTGATAATAATCCGTTGCCTTGGCTTGATGAAATCTTAAACGGTATGGAGCTTACTAATTTCTTTGAAGCAAGGGTAACCGAATATACCAAAGCTGCAACTGTTGGATCGTGGGAAGAGGTATTTGCTGATATGGATAAAAAACAAAAAAGCCAGCAAGAGATATAG
- a CDS encoding ribonucleoside-diphosphate reductase subunit alpha → MTTQANTKFPIEIDKKRDNLLTNFGKAVLKDRYLLAGEDFQDLFARVASYYADNTQHAQQLYEYISKLWLMPATPVLSNGGTDRGMPVSCFLNETDDSLEGIVDLWTENVWLASRGGGIGSYWGNVRSINEEIKGKGTSSGIIPFVKVVDSMTLAISQGSIRRGSAAIYLPIDHPEIEEFIDLRRHTGGDTNRKALNIHHGIAITDAFMQAVENDEDFSLISPDTKKVVRVVKAREIWVKLLTTRIETGEPYIIFIDTINKYIPEHHKKLGLQVKTSNLCSEITLPTGIDHLGKARTAVCCLSSVNLEYFDDWQNDPEFIPTAMRFLDNVLEDFITKAPNTMERAKYSAMRERSVGLGVMGFHSFLQLKDVPVESVMAKVWNNQIFEHIHKEVDRASVILSDERGSCPDADEVGSKERFSNKTAIAPTASISIIAGNSSPGIEPFAANSFIQKTLTGSFNVRNKYLEKLLNSKGFNNDQVWSSIATHEGSVQHLTFLSAHEKEVFKTAHEIDQNWLIDLAADRTPHISQSQSLNLFLAGNVSKMYLNNIHFRAWKKGVKSLYYCRSTSIQRPDKVSHDVKKVDFKDIEIANKKKQEEESSKYDECLACQ, encoded by the coding sequence ATGACAACGCAAGCAAATACTAAATTTCCTATAGAAATTGATAAGAAACGAGATAATTTATTGACTAATTTTGGTAAAGCCGTCCTAAAGGATAGGTACTTATTAGCCGGAGAGGATTTTCAGGATTTATTCGCTAGAGTCGCTAGCTACTATGCTGATAATACCCAACATGCCCAGCAATTATATGAGTATATAAGCAAGCTGTGGCTTATGCCAGCCACTCCAGTTCTTAGTAATGGTGGAACTGATAGAGGGATGCCGGTTTCCTGTTTTCTGAATGAAACAGATGATAGTTTAGAAGGTATTGTAGACCTTTGGACGGAGAATGTTTGGTTAGCTTCGCGTGGTGGTGGTATAGGAAGTTACTGGGGCAACGTTCGTTCGATTAATGAGGAAATTAAAGGCAAAGGCACTTCTTCTGGCATTATTCCATTTGTCAAAGTTGTGGATTCTATGACCTTAGCTATTTCCCAAGGGTCAATTAGACGTGGTAGTGCTGCTATATATTTACCAATTGACCATCCAGAAATTGAGGAGTTTATCGATTTAAGACGTCATACAGGTGGTGATACTAATCGTAAAGCTTTGAACATTCATCATGGTATAGCTATAACAGATGCCTTTATGCAAGCAGTAGAAAATGATGAGGATTTTTCTTTAATTAGCCCTGATACTAAAAAAGTTGTACGGGTAGTTAAGGCAAGAGAGATATGGGTGAAGTTATTAACTACTAGAATAGAAACTGGAGAACCTTACATAATATTTATTGATACTATCAATAAATATATTCCTGAACATCATAAAAAACTTGGGCTACAGGTAAAAACTTCAAATCTTTGTAGTGAGATTACTTTACCAACTGGTATTGATCATTTGGGTAAAGCGAGAACTGCTGTTTGTTGCCTATCTTCAGTAAATTTAGAATATTTTGATGATTGGCAGAATGATCCAGAGTTTATTCCTACCGCCATGCGTTTTCTAGATAATGTTCTTGAAGATTTTATCACTAAAGCCCCAAACACTATGGAGCGAGCAAAATATTCAGCCATGCGTGAACGTAGCGTAGGGTTAGGGGTTATGGGTTTTCACTCATTCTTACAATTAAAGGATGTGCCGGTAGAATCGGTAATGGCAAAGGTTTGGAATAACCAAATATTTGAACATATTCATAAAGAAGTTGATAGAGCTTCCGTAATTTTATCTGATGAACGTGGGTCTTGTCCTGATGCAGATGAAGTAGGTAGTAAAGAGCGTTTTAGTAATAAAACAGCTATTGCTCCGACAGCATCAATCTCAATTATTGCTGGTAATAGTTCGCCTGGAATTGAACCATTTGCGGCTAATAGTTTTATCCAAAAGACTCTTACCGGATCTTTTAATGTACGTAATAAATATTTAGAAAAATTGTTAAATAGCAAAGGTTTTAATAATGATCAAGTTTGGTCATCAATTGCCACGCATGAAGGCTCAGTTCAACATTTAACTTTTTTATCTGCTCATGAAAAAGAGGTTTTTAAAACGGCACATGAGATTGATCAAAATTGGCTTATTGATTTAGCAGCAGATAGGACGCCACATATTTCGCAATCTCAATCTCTAAATCTTTTCTTAGCAGGTAATGTAAGTAAGATGTACTTAAATAATATCCATTTTAGAGCCTGGAAAAAAGGAGTAAAGAGTTTATATTATTGTAGATCAACCTCAATTCAAAGACCCGATAAAGTATCACACGATGTCAAGAAAGTAGATTTTAAAGATATTGAAATAGCTAATAAGAAAAAACAAGAAGAAGAGTCTTCTAAATATGATGAGTGTTTAGCCTGTCAATAA
- a CDS encoding antitoxin — MPKVITVTDMVRSFSDIIGRVHYQGESFDIKKGTNIVARLVPTQNKPTLTLGELNEFFCNGPHLDKDDIEGFEEDINVIKSLKLTDWGNKWD, encoded by the coding sequence ATGCCAAAAGTCATTACAGTAACAGATATGGTGCGATCTTTTTCAGACATTATTGGACGAGTGCATTATCAAGGAGAAAGTTTTGATATTAAAAAAGGAACAAATATAGTGGCAAGGCTAGTACCAACACAAAACAAGCCGACGCTTACGTTGGGCGAATTAAATGAATTTTTTTGCAATGGTCCGCATCTTGATAAAGATGATATAGAGGGATTTGAAGAAGACATTAATGTTATTAAGTCTTTAAAGTTAACGGATTGGGGGAATAAATGGGATTAG